The Streptomyces halobius genomic interval ACCGAGTGAGATCAACGGCGGGGTGGTCGATGTCGGGTGGCCCGATCCAGGTGCCGTGCCGCAGACAGACGTAGGCGTGGTGCGGAAGGAGCCGGACCACCCGGCCGCCGGGGTGGCGGGCGTCGCAGAGGTGGCAGCCGGTCTGCGGCTGGTGGCGGAACATCTCCCAGTCCGGTGGCGGGTCACGCAGTTCCGGCATCGCCCCGGCCAGGGCATGGCCGCTGCGGCCGGTCAGCGCGGCGAGCCGTTCGGGGACGACGACGCGGCGGGCGGCGCCTGGCCGCTCGGGCTCGGTGACCTGGAACCACAGGCCGTTGACGTCCAGGCCGTGGAGGGCGGCCAGGCGGCCGACATAGGAAGGGGGGATCTCGTGCCGGGCGGGCGGGCGGAACGGGGTCGGGCAGCGTGCGGGGGAGCATCAGGCCGCGCTCCTCCGCCGCCCGGTTGTCTTGGCCGGGGTGGTGAGCTGCTCGGCGGCGAAGTCGATCGGGACGAGATCCAGCAGCTCTTCGGTGATGGCTTCGCTGCCGTCCTCGATGCCCAGCACGGCGGCGCCGCGGATGAGCTGGGACAAGCTGCCGATCATGCCGCCGGTGCGGTGGAAGAGGTAGTCGTTCATCGCGGTGAGCGTGCCCGGCGCGTGCTCGTGGAGGTGGAGTGTTGACTCCAGGGTGCCGACCAGGCCCCGCCATGCTTCCTTGTCCGCGGCGGTAGCGTAAGAGAACGGGGCGGCGGGGATGACGACGAAGCGTCCGGCGATCTGCCGACCGCGGGTGCCGGCGAACAGTCCCTGGCTCTCGATGTCGATGCCCGCGTAGGCGAACGTGGCGGGCAGGCGCTCGGCGAAGTACTTCAGCTGGTCGGAGGCTTCCGCCCCGGCACGGCTGCCCAGGTTGAGGTTGTGCAGCTCGTCCACCAGGACCAGATCGACGTGGACGTGGGCGGCGGTGGCGCAGACGGCGTCGACGATGTCGGTGTGAGTGGCCCGGGGTGGGAAGGACAGCCCGAAGAAGCGGGCGAACTCCGTTGCGAGCATCTTCGGTGTGGCCGCGGGCGGGACGGTGACGTAGCAGACCGGCAGCCGGGTGCGGTCGTGCGGGTGGCGCTTGCGGGTGGCCAGCTCGTGCGCGCGGCCCAGCTGGGTGAGCGCGGTCGTCTTGCCCGTGCCGGAGGCGCCGGAGAGAATCACGCCGCGGCGGGCGGAGACCTGGTGCCGGTTGAGCTGAATCAGCAGCCGGGCGGTGGAGATGACCTTCCGGATCGTCGGGGTGTTCACCAGCGGCAGGTCCGCGTGGTACTCCCGCCGCCGATCATCCACCCGGGCCCGTTCCCGCCCGGTCAGGGCGGCCCGCTCGGCGGCGGGCAGCAGTTTCGGCGGGATGGTTTCGTGCGCGACGTAGCGGCGCCAGCCTTCCTTGGTGGTCAGCGGGGAGTCCGGCGGTGCCTGCTCGCCGGTGTCCGTCTGCGGCGTCCTGGTCGCGGGCGTGCTCATAGCCACCTTTCGGCTTCGGCGTGGGCGTCGAAGACCCCGAAGGGCACCACCTCTGCGGACGGTGACGCCGCCGTGGAGTCAGGTTCACGGTCGGGCATGTTGTCGATCTCGGGTGCCGCAGCGGGCGCAGCGAGAGCGGCGGCGGTGCGGGTGCGGCCGATGACCCGGGCGGAGCGGATGTCCGGTCCGTGCTCAGCCCGGGTCAGCAGCGCGTCCAGGACCCGGGCGACGGCGGCCTCGTTGGAATCGTCCAGACCGGCCGCGGCGGCCAGGCGGCGGGCGTGGTCCCAGGTGAAGTCCGCGAAGGGGGCGTTCACCAGCGGCAGGTGCACCCATGGCGCGGTGATCCAGCCGCCGGTGGTGCGGACGAAGACGCGAGAGATGTCGTAGGGGTCGTAGTGCACCTCCCAGAGTCCCCGCTTGGCCACGTGGCCGGAGTGCTGCCGCCGCCACGGCCCGAGCTCGGGCGCGTCGTAGGTGCGGTGAGCGATGCGGATGCCGTAGTCGTTGATGGCCCGCCAGGCCACCGGCAGCAGCTCCAGGTAGTCCTCCCCGCGCAGCACCAGCGGCAGGTAACCGGCCGCCGCGACCAGGGAGGCGTACTTGTCGTTCGGCGACATCGCCTTCCCCGGCCTAAACGGGTCGCGCAGGGCGTCGTGCGGCCGCATCTGCCACCCGGCTTTACCGACCGTAGTTTGTGCTGTTCGTGATGTCCGTTCGAGCCTGTGGCGTGAACGTCATGGGCTTGTTTACCGACCGGGTTCAGGACGTTCGTCATGTTCTGGAGTCGGTACGGAGGACGAGTGGTACGGCACCTTGTGGTCGGGGACTTGAGGGTCCAGCGGATCGAGCGGAAGAGCGGATGGAGGTCATGGACCATCGTCTGGCCGGAGGGCACACTCCACGCCGAGGCGGACCGGTTCCTGCGCGTCCATGACGGCTCGGGCACACAGAAGACCTACGCGTACTACCTGGTCGATCATCTCCGGTGGCTGGAGCGCGAGTGCCTGGCCTTCGACACAGTCCAACTGCGCGACCTGGAACGGTACATGGGCATCGTCGGCGCCGAGGTCCATATGCCGCTCGGGGAACCGTGGCGGGTGGGCAAGCGCCCCTACGGCCGGTCCGCGCTGTCGACCGCGGCATCCTGCCTGAAGGGCTTCTACCTGCACCAAGCCTCCCTCGGCGTCAACGTGGGCCTCGGTGAGAAGCTCGACGGCACACGGCTGCCGTCGCGGGTGGACCGGCGCCGGTCGTTCCTCGGGCACGTGAAGTCCGCGATGCCGGCCAACCCGCTCGCGCCGAAGGGGCCGCACCGCCGGCACCCGAAGATGCTGCCCGACGGGGCGAGGGAGAAGCTGCTGGAGACGGTGAACTCGGCCCGGGACCGGATGGTGGTGACCTGGCTGGCCGACGGTGGCCTGCGGATCGGCGAACTCTGCGGGCTGCACCTGGTCGACCTGCACCTGCGCGAGAACGCGGCCTGCGGCGAGTGCCGCGCCCCTCATCTGCACGTCTGTCACCGGCCCGGTAATCCGAACCGGGCCGAGGCCAAGACCAAGCACTCCTGGCGGGTCGAGCACGGCACGGTTACCGGCGGACTGATCAAGCGGGTCAGTCCGGCGATGGTGCACTCCTACTTCGAGTACCTCACCAGCGAGTACCCGCGCGAAGCCGGACACGGCATGCTCCTGGTCCAGTTGCACGGCGCCTGCGCCGGACAGCCGTGGGCGCCGGTCGGGGCCCGGCGGATGCTCGGCCGGGCCGGGAAACGCGCCGAGCTCGGGCTGGTGAAACCCCACGCCTTCCGGCATTCGTTCACGTCCGCGGTCCTCGACGCCGCCGACGGCAACCTGCTGATCGCCCGGGATGCCGGCGGCTGGGCCTCGGCCGCCACCGTCGACGAGGTCTACGGACACGTCGACATCCACGACCCTGCCTTCGACTCCGCTCTACGCGCGGTCTGGGGTGAGACGCGGTGACCGAGACAGCTCTGACCCCGGTGCGGGACGCCCGGGAGGGACGGGATCGATTCGAGATCATGACCGCGCTGGTCAACTCACCGTCCTTCGATCCAGTGTTCCGCTCGGAGATCGTCGAGATCACACCGGACCACCCTGTCTACCGATGGGTCTGCCTGGTCACCGATTGCGAGCGGCCGAGGGCGGGCCGGGGAGATCTCTGCGGCGCCCACGAGGTTGCATGGCGGCGGCTGCGCGCTGAGCAGTCCCGGGCGGACTTCCTACGCACCGCTGACCTGGTCGGGCACGGCGAGGAACTGCGTGAGCGACCGTGCCGGCTCTGCCCCGAGCGGCCGGCACGCCAGTTGACCTTGGAGTTGTGTCACCACCACCAGTTCAGCTGGTATCACTACCGCGACCGGCACGGAGACGCCGCCGACTTCGACACCTGGCTGGCCAAGCAGCTGTCTCGGCCCGGATATGGACGCTGCAAAGCCGTGGTCTGTCCTGACCTGGCGGAATCGCCCCTGGGGCTCTGCTATCGGCACCACCGGCGCTATCGCAGAGAGGGGCGGCCGGGCGGGGCCGTGCTGCCAGCGCAGTGGGGCAATCGCTACGAGCGGGTCGGTTCGCCGGTGCCGGTCGTCTACGACAACGAATCGGACTTCCGGCGGTGGTGCTCAAGGACAGCACCAGTATCCCGACCTGGTCAGATCAACCTCCGCGGTCTGCACCCGCTCCTGAGAGCCGAGATTCAGTGGGGACTGTTCGTCCACGCCCGTGGATCGGGAAGGCGCTGGGAGCTCACACAGATCCAGAGCCTGGCGGACTACTGCCGCGAGCACGGATTTCACTCACTCACCGACCTGACTGCCGACAGCCTGGACCCGGACGAGGAAGGTAGTCGGCTGGCCACAGCCGGCCGGGATGCCTCCTACCTCGCCCGGATCCTCATCGACCTGCTCACCCCGCTTTATGTGACGCCGGAGCAGACCCGCGAGCAGGGCTACCTGAACACCGAGCACTTCGGCCGCAGGCTGAACAACCGGTCGACACGCATCGACCTGACCCCGATATCTCAGCGATGGCTCCGCGACCTGGCCTGGGATCATTTCGCCGCGATACTGCGGTCCCCGAGCTGTCCGCGCTCAGGCCACACCTTCGACGGCACCCGGCGAGCCTGCACCGAGCTCAGCGCCTTCCTGGAGATCCACGCCCCCGGCGGCGGTCACGACCCAAGGCTGCTTCGGCCGCACCACGTCCACGACTTCGCCGCCGACCAACGACTCCGCGAACTGGACGGGCTGCCGTCCCTGGGAGTGAAAGGCCTGCACGGCAAACCGTCCGTCGTGACCGCCTACACCCGCCAGATGGTCTTCACCCGCACCCGGCGAATCCTCCTGGAAGCTCTGGAATCCGGCGAAGCCGAACGGCTCGGCCTCGACCGGGGTTTCGTCACCGCCATGCCCTCTTCGGGCAGGATCGTCACCCGGACACGGACCCCCTTCTCCGACGAAGTCGCCCGAGCCCTCGCCGCGGAGACGAACCTGCAGACGCTCGCCGCCTGCCACGACCCGGCCGACCGCGGACTCCGAGACGCCTGGGAGACCATCATCGTCACCGGACGGCGCTGCAGCGAGGTGATCAAACTTCGTCTGGACTGCCTGGGCCGCTACGGCGGGCTCCCCATGCTCTGGCACGACCAAACGAAGGTCGGCAACTACGACGCCGCGATCCGCATACCTGAACAGCTCCACCAGCGGCTGGAAGCCCGACAGCGCAAGACCCTGGCCTTGTTCGCCACTCGCCACAACCGCCCGCCGACCCTGGAGGAACGCGCCCAACTGCCGCTGTTTCCCAGCAACCAGCGCAACAGCGACAGCCGTCGGCCCCTGTCCTACCAGTGGTTCCACCGGGGCTTCAAAGCATGGATCAACGATCTCGACATAGGCCGGTGGGTGCCCCACCAAGCCCGGCACTCGCTGGCCACCAGCCTGCTGCGAGCCGGAGCGAGCC includes:
- a CDS encoding tyrosine-type recombinase/integrase, coding for MRVQRIERKSGWRSWTIVWPEGTLHAEADRFLRVHDGSGTQKTYAYYLVDHLRWLERECLAFDTVQLRDLERYMGIVGAEVHMPLGEPWRVGKRPYGRSALSTAASCLKGFYLHQASLGVNVGLGEKLDGTRLPSRVDRRRSFLGHVKSAMPANPLAPKGPHRRHPKMLPDGAREKLLETVNSARDRMVVTWLADGGLRIGELCGLHLVDLHLRENAACGECRAPHLHVCHRPGNPNRAEAKTKHSWRVEHGTVTGGLIKRVSPAMVHSYFEYLTSEYPREAGHGMLLVQLHGACAGQPWAPVGARRMLGRAGKRAELGLVKPHAFRHSFTSAVLDAADGNLLIARDAGGWASAATVDEVYGHVDIHDPAFDSALRAVWGETR
- a CDS encoding Mu transposase C-terminal domain-containing protein; the protein is MSPNDKYASLVAAAGYLPLVLRGEDYLELLPVAWRAINDYGIRIAHRTYDAPELGPWRRQHSGHVAKRGLWEVHYDPYDISRVFVRTTGGWITAPWVHLPLVNAPFADFTWDHARRLAAAAGLDDSNEAAVARVLDALLTRAEHGPDIRSARVIGRTRTAAALAAPAAAPEIDNMPDREPDSTAASPSAEVVPFGVFDAHAEAERWL
- a CDS encoding tyrosine-type recombinase/integrase, whose product is MTETALTPVRDAREGRDRFEIMTALVNSPSFDPVFRSEIVEITPDHPVYRWVCLVTDCERPRAGRGDLCGAHEVAWRRLRAEQSRADFLRTADLVGHGEELRERPCRLCPERPARQLTLELCHHHQFSWYHYRDRHGDAADFDTWLAKQLSRPGYGRCKAVVCPDLAESPLGLCYRHHRRYRREGRPGGAVLPAQWGNRYERVGSPVPVVYDNESDFRRWCSRTAPVSRPGQINLRGLHPLLRAEIQWGLFVHARGSGRRWELTQIQSLADYCREHGFHSLTDLTADSLDPDEEGSRLATAGRDASYLARILIDLLTPLYVTPEQTREQGYLNTEHFGRRLNNRSTRIDLTPISQRWLRDLAWDHFAAILRSPSCPRSGHTFDGTRRACTELSAFLEIHAPGGGHDPRLLRPHHVHDFAADQRLRELDGLPSLGVKGLHGKPSVVTAYTRQMVFTRTRRILLEALESGEAERLGLDRGFVTAMPSSGRIVTRTRTPFSDEVARALAAETNLQTLAACHDPADRGLRDAWETIIVTGRRCSEVIKLRLDCLGRYGGLPMLWHDQTKVGNYDAAIRIPEQLHQRLEARQRKTLALFATRHNRPPTLEERAQLPLFPSNQRNSDSRRPLSYQWFHRGFKAWINDLDIGRWVPHQARHSLATSLLRAGASLTHIRRYLGQVSERMAEHYVHLAQSDLESVLQHVWVAGPGAANPGEILTDDLTPLTREHAMALAIDLGRRSTPAEGGFCTFQPVVDGGDCPWSLNCHSCDKFVLSGADLLYWRRKREQWRLLAEGAPDDATADYLHRYFEPTARAIDGLEKALAGLGLLDDALALDLRKPQDYFRRVWSTAFRAADLAAAGTEEENEYSDTCTAEDTDPEQDVA
- a CDS encoding ATP-binding protein, encoding MSTPATRTPQTDTGEQAPPDSPLTTKEGWRRYVAHETIPPKLLPAAERAALTGRERARVDDRRREYHADLPLVNTPTIRKVISTARLLIQLNRHQVSARRGVILSGASGTGKTTALTQLGRAHELATRKRHPHDRTRLPVCYVTVPPAATPKMLATEFARFFGLSFPPRATHTDIVDAVCATAAHVHVDLVLVDELHNLNLGSRAGAEASDQLKYFAERLPATFAYAGIDIESQGLFAGTRGRQIAGRFVVIPAAPFSYATAADKEAWRGLVGTLESTLHLHEHAPGTLTAMNDYLFHRTGGMIGSLSQLIRGAAVLGIEDGSEAITEELLDLVPIDFAAEQLTTPAKTTGRRRSAA